A single Candoia aspera isolate rCanAsp1 chromosome 9, rCanAsp1.hap2, whole genome shotgun sequence DNA region contains:
- the VAMP8 gene encoding vesicle-associated membrane protein 8, with product MEGGSGSGPEMANDQVKNLQNEVEGVKNIMTQNVERILARGENLDHLRNKTEDLEATSEHFKTTSQKVARKYWWKNVKLIAIICIIAAIILILIILFSTGVIPS from the exons GAGGGAGGCAGTGGAAGTGGCCCTGAAATGGCCAATGACCAGGTGAAGAACCTCCAGAATGAGGTTGAGGGTGTCAAGAATATCATGACGCAGAACGTGGAGCGGATTCTAGCAAGGGGCGAGAACCTAGACCATCTGCGGAACAAGACGGAGGACCTGGAAGCAACG TCAGAGCACTTCAAGACAACCTCGCAAAAAGTGGCCCGGAAGTACTGGTGGAAGAATGTCAAGCTGATTGCTATAATCTGCATCATTGCTGCCATCATCCTCATTCTCATCATCCTCTTTTCCACCGGCGTCATTCCATCTTAA